In Isoptericola jiangsuensis, the following proteins share a genomic window:
- a CDS encoding GNAT family N-acetyltransferase produces the protein MPTAPDVVVRPARPDEAAEIAWLAALTFPLACPPGTATTTMADHVAARLTPAHFARWAVSDHHVLLVARPVREPRDVAGYALLVRGVPEGEEERDAVAASAGAGPSVELSKIYVHPARQGDGTAGALMSAAIDAAARLLPQGALWLGTNGLNARAQAFYRRHGFTAVGTRTYDVGGVQHDDVVMLHTA, from the coding sequence ATGCCCACCGCCCCTGACGTCGTCGTCCGCCCCGCCCGCCCGGACGAAGCAGCCGAGATCGCGTGGCTCGCCGCGCTCACGTTCCCGCTCGCCTGCCCGCCCGGCACCGCGACGACGACCATGGCCGACCACGTCGCCGCGCGCCTCACGCCCGCGCACTTCGCCCGGTGGGCGGTCAGCGACCACCACGTGCTGCTGGTCGCGCGCCCCGTCCGGGAGCCGCGGGACGTCGCGGGGTACGCGCTGCTCGTCCGCGGCGTCCCCGAGGGCGAGGAGGAGCGCGACGCCGTCGCGGCGTCCGCCGGTGCAGGACCGTCCGTCGAGCTGTCCAAGATCTACGTGCACCCCGCCCGCCAGGGGGACGGCACCGCCGGAGCACTCATGTCCGCCGCGATCGACGCGGCCGCACGACTCCTCCCCCAGGGTGCCCTCTGGCTCGGGACGAACGGGCTCAACGCCCGCGCCCAGGCGTTCTACCGGCGGCACGGCTTCACGGCCGTCGGCACGCGCACCTACGACGTCGGCGGTGTGCAGCACGACGACGTGGTCATGCTGCACACCGCCTGA